One part of the Candidatus Eisenbacteria bacterium genome encodes these proteins:
- a CDS encoding AAA family ATPase: MRRHFLLAIDGPAGTGKTTSARLVAERLGFAYIDSGALYRAIAVAARARGIDSPEDGRL, translated from the coding sequence ATGAGGCGCCACTTCCTTCTCGCCATCGACGGCCCTGCGGGAACGGGAAAGACGACGAGCGCCCGACTCGTGGCGGAGAGACTCGGCTTCGCCTACATCGACTCCGGGGCGCTCTATCGGGCGATCGCGGTTGCCGCGCGCGCGCGCGGAATCGACAGTCCCGAGGACGGGCGGCTC
- the aroA gene encoding 3-phosphoshikimate 1-carboxyvinyltransferase, translating into MSVRTEHAIVVRPGRPLRGVLRPVGDKSLTHRALILGAIARGRSRLIHPNPGADCVATARALRELGARIDHAATGWDLSGSTGSLRTPAAPLRMGNSGTGMRLLSGLLACHPVRAVLTGDASLNRRPMRRIARPLREMGAEIVLRDEEFPPIEIRGGRLRAIRHTPEAPSAQVKGSLLLAGLGLSEGELIIEERIETRDHTERLLQWLGLPVDREAGRVVLRAPVPRHEGFEWIVPSDPSAATFYIVAAALVEGSDVRLDGVLLNPGRTGAVEILKRMGADVEIVPDEASGPEPTGTVRARASRLRGVSIAGPLLPRMIDEVPALAVAAAMADGETVIRDCAELRVKESDRIASTAAMLRALGCGVEAGPDWLRIEGAGRLKGGAVDPCGDHRIAMAGIVAGLAAEAPVVIEDVRPIASSDPTFIDRIVQLGASVS; encoded by the coding sequence ATGAGCGTTCGGACCGAGCACGCGATTGTCGTTCGACCTGGCCGCCCCCTGCGTGGAGTCCTGCGTCCCGTGGGAGACAAGTCCCTCACCCATCGCGCGCTCATCCTGGGGGCCATCGCGCGAGGGCGATCGAGGCTGATCCATCCGAACCCGGGAGCGGACTGCGTGGCCACCGCGCGGGCCCTTCGCGAGCTGGGAGCGAGGATCGACCACGCCGCGACCGGGTGGGATCTCTCCGGCTCGACCGGATCTCTTCGAACCCCGGCGGCTCCCCTCAGGATGGGGAATTCGGGGACGGGAATGCGCCTGCTGAGCGGCCTGCTGGCGTGCCATCCCGTCCGCGCCGTCCTGACGGGGGATGCCTCCCTCAACCGACGGCCGATGCGGCGGATTGCCCGGCCGCTGCGCGAGATGGGGGCGGAGATCGTGCTTCGGGACGAGGAGTTCCCTCCGATCGAGATCCGCGGAGGGCGCCTGCGGGCGATCCGCCACACCCCCGAGGCGCCCAGCGCCCAGGTGAAGGGAAGCCTGCTCCTCGCGGGCCTCGGTCTCTCCGAGGGAGAGCTCATCATCGAGGAGCGCATCGAGACGCGCGACCACACCGAGAGGCTCCTCCAGTGGCTTGGCCTTCCCGTCGATCGAGAAGCGGGTCGCGTCGTCCTGCGCGCTCCTGTGCCCCGGCATGAGGGGTTCGAGTGGATCGTGCCCTCCGACCCGTCCGCGGCGACCTTCTACATCGTCGCCGCCGCTCTTGTCGAGGGCTCGGATGTCCGATTGGATGGAGTTCTGCTCAATCCAGGCCGAACGGGCGCCGTCGAGATCCTGAAGAGAATGGGCGCGGACGTAGAGATCGTCCCCGATGAGGCGTCGGGGCCGGAGCCGACCGGAACCGTTCGCGCGCGGGCGAGCAGGCTCCGCGGCGTCTCGATCGCCGGGCCGCTCCTGCCGAGGATGATCGATGAGGTGCCCGCGCTCGCCGTCGCGGCCGCGATGGCCGACGGGGAGACCGTCATCCGCGATTGCGCCGAGCTCAGGGTGAAGGAGTCCGATCGGATCGCCTCCACCGCCGCGATGCTGCGCGCCCTCGGCTGCGGGGTGGAGGCGGGGCCCGACTGGCTTCGGATCGAGGGCGCCGGAAGGCTCAAGGGTGGGGCGGTCGACCCCTGCGGCGATCACAGAATCGCGATGGCGGGGATCGTCGCGGGGCTCGCGGCCGAGGCGCCCGTCGTCATCGAGGATGTTCGGCCGATCGCCAGCTCCGACCCGACCTTCATCGACCGGATCGTGCAACTGGGAGCGTCGGTGTCATGA